In one Hemitrygon akajei chromosome 3, sHemAka1.3, whole genome shotgun sequence genomic region, the following are encoded:
- the b3gnt7 gene encoding UDP-GlcNAc:betaGal beta-1,3-N-acetylglucosaminyltransferase 7 isoform X2 produces the protein MYFRGKKQLKVCFIISFVLVALAVLQKNSNTNQESQSVFQKSSSPRGRLVVNFLNFFTLMDDFLSPSKTETTATEPKSVTRRETKQWDVTAINCTPSNITRTEWLNGLEPNFEQFLRYRHCRYFPMILNHPEKCSSNIYLLIIVKSIITQYDRREVIRKTWGKEMELDGKQIKTLFLLGTSSIENERLHHQKLLEYENIIYKDILQWDFMDTFFNLTLKEVNFLKWFSTYCENVEYIFKGDDDVFVSTKNVLEFLHAPNFQNLFVGDVLYKAKPIRKKENKYYIPEGLYNKTYYPPYVGGGGFLMAGSLARRLHKVSESLELYPIDDVFLGMCLELLGITPIHHCGFKTFGLVKNKNSKMNKEPCFYKSMLVVHKLLPTELLEMWKLVHSSISCSKKMKVL, from the coding sequence ATGTACTTTAGGGGGAAGAAACAACTAAAGGTTTGCTTTATCATCTCCTTTGTGCTTGTGGCATTGGCTgtgctgcagaaaaacagcaacacaaACCAGGAGTCGCAGAGCGTCTTCCAGAAGTCCAGCTCCCCACGGGGCAGACTGGTTGTCAATTTTTTGAACTTCTTCACGCTGATGGACGACTTCTTGAGTCCAAGTAAAACAGAGACAACTGCCACAGAGCCAAAATCAGTAACAAGAAGGGAAACCAAACAATGGGATGTAACAGCCATCAACTGTACTCCCAGCAACATCACTCGCACTGAGTGGTTGAATGGCTTGGAACCAAACTTCGAACAGTTCTTACGATACAGACACTGCAGGTATTTTCCAATGATTCTCAATCATCCTGAGAAATGCAGCAGCAACATCTATCTTTTGATCATTGTTAAATCCATCATAACACAGTATGATCGAAGAGAAGTGATCAGGAAAACATGGGGCAAAGAAATGGAGCTGGATGGGAAGCAAATTAAAACATTGTTTCTTTTGGGCACTTCGTCCATTGAAAATGAAAGGTTGCATCATCAAAAGCTCTTGGAATATGAAAACATAATTTATAAGGATATTCTACAATGGGACTTTATGGACACTTTCTTCAATCTCACCTTAAAAGAGGTTAATTTTCTCAAATGGTTTTCTACTTACTGTGAGAATGTTGAGTATATATTTAAAGGAGATGATGATGTGTTTGTGAGCACAAAGAATGTTCTTGAGTTTCTTCATGCACCCAACTTTCAGAATCTTTTCGTAGGTGATGTATTGTACAAGGCAAAGCCAAttagaaagaaggaaaataaatattaCATACCTGAAGGATTATACAATAAAACTTACTATCCACCGTATGTAGGAGGCGGTGGATTTTTGATGGCTGGTTCACTGGCAAGGAGATTACATAAAGTGTCAGAAAGTTTAGAGCTGTACCCAATTGATGATGTTTTCTTGGGGATGTGCCTAGAACTGTTGGGAATAACTCCTATACATCACTGTGGCTTTAAGACCTTTGGACTTGTGAAGAACAAAAACAGTAAGATGAATAAAGAGCCTTGCTTTTACAAAAGCATGTTGGTGGTGCACAAACTTCTGCCAACAGAGCTTCTAGAAATGTGGAAATTAGTTCATAGCAGCATTAGTTGTTCGAAGAAAATGAAAGTACTGTAG
- the b3gnt7 gene encoding UDP-GlcNAc:betaGal beta-1,3-N-acetylglucosaminyltransferase 7 isoform X1, translating to MILQTGDMYQHQQSCCEATQPALTALPLTGIRNKTIILALDRNSSQTGVRAVKMYFRGKKQLKVCFIISFVLVALAVLQKNSNTNQESQSVFQKSSSPRGRLVVNFLNFFTLMDDFLSPSKTETTATEPKSVTRRETKQWDVTAINCTPSNITRTEWLNGLEPNFEQFLRYRHCRYFPMILNHPEKCSSNIYLLIIVKSIITQYDRREVIRKTWGKEMELDGKQIKTLFLLGTSSIENERLHHQKLLEYENIIYKDILQWDFMDTFFNLTLKEVNFLKWFSTYCENVEYIFKGDDDVFVSTKNVLEFLHAPNFQNLFVGDVLYKAKPIRKKENKYYIPEGLYNKTYYPPYVGGGGFLMAGSLARRLHKVSESLELYPIDDVFLGMCLELLGITPIHHCGFKTFGLVKNKNSKMNKEPCFYKSMLVVHKLLPTELLEMWKLVHSSISCSKKMKVL from the exons ATGATATTGCAAACGGGAGACATGTATCAGCATCAACAATCCTGCTGTGAAGCTACCCAACCAGCACTGACAGCTTTACCCCTGACTGGAATACGAAATAAGACAATCATTCTTGCCCTTGATAGAAACAGTAGCCAAACTGgtgtgagagcag TGAAGATGTACTTTAGGGGGAAGAAACAACTAAAGGTTTGCTTTATCATCTCCTTTGTGCTTGTGGCATTGGCTgtgctgcagaaaaacagcaacacaaACCAGGAGTCGCAGAGCGTCTTCCAGAAGTCCAGCTCCCCACGGGGCAGACTGGTTGTCAATTTTTTGAACTTCTTCACGCTGATGGACGACTTCTTGAGTCCAAGTAAAACAGAGACAACTGCCACAGAGCCAAAATCAGTAACAAGAAGGGAAACCAAACAATGGGATGTAACAGCCATCAACTGTACTCCCAGCAACATCACTCGCACTGAGTGGTTGAATGGCTTGGAACCAAACTTCGAACAGTTCTTACGATACAGACACTGCAGGTATTTTCCAATGATTCTCAATCATCCTGAGAAATGCAGCAGCAACATCTATCTTTTGATCATTGTTAAATCCATCATAACACAGTATGATCGAAGAGAAGTGATCAGGAAAACATGGGGCAAAGAAATGGAGCTGGATGGGAAGCAAATTAAAACATTGTTTCTTTTGGGCACTTCGTCCATTGAAAATGAAAGGTTGCATCATCAAAAGCTCTTGGAATATGAAAACATAATTTATAAGGATATTCTACAATGGGACTTTATGGACACTTTCTTCAATCTCACCTTAAAAGAGGTTAATTTTCTCAAATGGTTTTCTACTTACTGTGAGAATGTTGAGTATATATTTAAAGGAGATGATGATGTGTTTGTGAGCACAAAGAATGTTCTTGAGTTTCTTCATGCACCCAACTTTCAGAATCTTTTCGTAGGTGATGTATTGTACAAGGCAAAGCCAAttagaaagaaggaaaataaatattaCATACCTGAAGGATTATACAATAAAACTTACTATCCACCGTATGTAGGAGGCGGTGGATTTTTGATGGCTGGTTCACTGGCAAGGAGATTACATAAAGTGTCAGAAAGTTTAGAGCTGTACCCAATTGATGATGTTTTCTTGGGGATGTGCCTAGAACTGTTGGGAATAACTCCTATACATCACTGTGGCTTTAAGACCTTTGGACTTGTGAAGAACAAAAACAGTAAGATGAATAAAGAGCCTTGCTTTTACAAAAGCATGTTGGTGGTGCACAAACTTCTGCCAACAGAGCTTCTAGAAATGTGGAAATTAGTTCATAGCAGCATTAGTTGTTCGAAGAAAATGAAAGTACTGTAG